In a single window of the Natronosalvus caseinilyticus genome:
- a CDS encoding MnhB domain-containing protein — protein sequence MTTVIMRTTARVVVPIILVVAASLFVEGHNLPGGGFIGGVLAATAFVVIYLAFDLDFLERGVLGRDVEPGGPPSRDRVVLAYRRLFEYGLAIAVVSALVPMALGYPFLSQTFREFEGVPLYHHVEIASALAFDFGVLCVVLGGLLTILSVVGDE from the coding sequence ATGACCACCGTAATCATGCGGACCACCGCCCGCGTCGTCGTCCCCATCATCCTGGTCGTCGCCGCCTCGCTGTTCGTCGAGGGCCACAACCTCCCCGGCGGCGGCTTCATCGGCGGCGTCCTCGCGGCCACCGCCTTCGTCGTCATCTACCTCGCGTTCGACCTCGACTTCCTCGAGCGCGGCGTCCTCGGACGCGATGTCGAACCCGGCGGGCCACCCTCTCGGGATCGCGTCGTCCTCGCCTACCGTCGACTGTTCGAGTACGGGCTGGCGATCGCCGTCGTCAGTGCGCTGGTCCCTATGGCCCTCGGCTACCCGTTCCTCAGCCAGACGTTCCGCGAGTTCGAGGGGGTCCCGCTCTACCACCACGTCGAGATCGCCAGCGCGCTGGCGTTCGACTTCGGGGTCCTCTGTGTGGTACTCGGGGGCCTCCTGACGATCCTCTCGGTGGTGGGAGACGAATGA
- a CDS encoding sodium:proton antiporter has product MTAIVVATVVGALCAIGTYLLLQQDLVRVVWGLSLLGQAANVYLLAMGNILPASPDAVPVLAGHGEPPSGVTDPLVQALVLTAIVIGFGMTAFALFLSYRVYQEHGTLALAELAEADEAGDRR; this is encoded by the coding sequence ATGACCGCCATCGTCGTCGCGACCGTGGTCGGCGCGCTGTGTGCCATCGGGACGTACCTGCTGCTCCAGCAGGACCTCGTGCGCGTCGTCTGGGGGCTGTCGCTGCTGGGCCAGGCGGCGAACGTCTACCTGCTGGCGATGGGGAATATACTTCCCGCTAGCCCCGACGCAGTCCCCGTCCTGGCGGGCCACGGCGAGCCTCCGTCGGGGGTCACCGACCCGTTGGTCCAAGCGCTCGTGTTGACGGCCATCGTCATCGGCTTCGGGATGACGGCGTTCGCCCTGTTCCTCTCGTACCGGGTGTACCAGGAACACGGGACGCTCGCGCTGGCCGAGTTGGCCGAGGCGGACGAGGCAGGTGATCGACGATGA
- a CDS encoding complex I subunit 5 family protein has product MSVIASWTPMPAAIGADAASTLVVAPLLIALVTGVASLLAGRQHRGRIGVSLFGALAYLLAVVAIDWYLVLAPDAPGIATYQVGGWPAPFGITLVVDGLSAFMLTMVAVIGIASLLSSIRVLPDLDRHRYYFPLFHFLMVGVTGAFLTGDLFNLFVWFEVMLMASYLFVAYDGGPLQTRAAFWYVSLNLVASAVFLLGVGGLYATAGSLNMADLSRRLAEPAAYGIDPVPVVGLFGLLLAVFAIKAGLVPFQFWIPSAYQAAPPQIAALLAGATKKVGIYAIIRLSFTVVGDAPVDVSLAVPFTGLELAGDSPLVFVGAALFAMAVASIFVGGLGAVGGRSIESVLAYSSIGQVGFIALPVAIAAAVPELRTLGIVAALVYALNHTLAKGLLFLAVGAVRTATGTSRLAELGGLAGRSPSLAVPFFVGSLALVGIPPLSGFFGKFLVFDVAARTASSALVIVVVAGSVLSLVYATRLWTRSFWGPPSTAVETAVTDHVQAAVLLALALAIVGVGVGFEPVYAFAEAGAEAALDADAYVEAVDPADEVSTGSGGDH; this is encoded by the coding sequence ATGAGTGTGATCGCGTCCTGGACGCCGATGCCGGCGGCGATCGGGGCCGACGCGGCCTCCACCCTCGTCGTCGCCCCGCTCCTGATCGCCCTCGTGACCGGCGTCGCCAGCCTGCTCGCCGGTCGCCAGCACCGCGGCCGGATCGGCGTCAGCCTCTTCGGCGCGCTCGCGTACCTGCTCGCCGTGGTGGCGATCGACTGGTACCTCGTGCTCGCGCCCGACGCCCCGGGGATCGCGACCTACCAGGTCGGCGGCTGGCCCGCCCCTTTCGGGATCACGCTGGTCGTCGACGGCCTCTCGGCGTTCATGCTGACGATGGTCGCCGTGATCGGGATAGCCTCGCTGCTCTCCTCGATCCGCGTGTTGCCCGACCTCGACCGCCACCGGTACTACTTCCCGCTGTTTCACTTCCTGATGGTGGGCGTGACCGGCGCCTTCCTCACGGGCGACCTGTTCAACCTGTTCGTCTGGTTCGAGGTGATGCTCATGGCCAGCTACCTCTTCGTCGCCTACGACGGCGGTCCCCTTCAGACCCGGGCGGCGTTCTGGTACGTCAGCCTCAACCTCGTCGCGAGCGCCGTCTTCTTGCTCGGTGTCGGCGGCCTCTACGCCACGGCGGGGTCGCTCAACATGGCCGACCTCTCGAGGCGCCTCGCGGAGCCAGCGGCCTACGGTATCGACCCCGTGCCGGTAGTCGGCCTCTTCGGCCTCCTGCTCGCAGTCTTCGCCATCAAGGCGGGGCTCGTTCCCTTCCAGTTCTGGATTCCGTCGGCGTACCAGGCCGCGCCGCCACAGATCGCCGCCCTGCTGGCCGGGGCGACGAAGAAGGTCGGTATCTACGCGATCATCCGGCTCTCGTTCACCGTCGTCGGCGACGCGCCGGTCGACGTCTCCCTCGCGGTGCCGTTCACGGGCCTCGAGCTAGCCGGCGACTCGCCACTCGTCTTCGTCGGCGCGGCGCTGTTCGCCATGGCTGTCGCGAGCATCTTCGTCGGCGGACTCGGCGCCGTCGGCGGCCGCTCCATCGAGTCGGTGCTGGCGTACTCGAGCATCGGCCAGGTCGGGTTCATCGCGCTCCCGGTCGCCATCGCGGCGGCGGTCCCGGAGCTCCGGACTCTGGGTATCGTCGCCGCGCTCGTGTACGCGCTCAACCACACCCTCGCGAAGGGGCTACTCTTCCTCGCGGTCGGGGCGGTCCGGACCGCGACGGGAACGAGCCGCCTCGCCGAACTGGGCGGCCTGGCCGGGCGCAGTCCGTCGCTCGCGGTACCGTTCTTCGTCGGCTCGCTCGCGCTCGTCGGCATCCCGCCGCTGTCGGGCTTCTTCGGGAAGTTCCTCGTCTTCGACGTCGCCGCGCGCACGGCCTCGAGCGCGCTCGTGATCGTGGTCGTCGCCGGGTCGGTGCTGTCGCTCGTGTACGCGACGCGCCTGTGGACGCGGAGCTTCTGGGGACCGCCGTCTACGGCGGTCGAGACGGCGGTGACCGATCACGTGCAGGCGGCCGTCCTCCTCGCGCTCGCGCTCGCGATCGTCGGCGTTGGCGTCGGCTTCGAGCCCGTCTACGCCTTCGCCGAGGCCGGAGCCGAGGCCGCGCTGGACGCCGACGCCTACGTCGAGGCCGTCGATCCGGCCGACGAGGTCTCGACGGGATCCGGGGGTGACCACTGA
- a CDS encoding Na+/H+ antiporter subunit E — MRTRTWPLAGVVFALLWVFVRGVTLTPSAVLGQLLLGLAVGFPVAFVFRRLYDEWVDVPRSVRAIPSALSYLGIFTWEILRANVDVTKRVLSPSMPIEPEVFLFPMRVETDLAITTIANSVSITPGTVTLDYDGETNALYIHAVDGRDPEAIARTIRTWEEYALVIFDERASPEDPTRNIVVSGGTRASTPTPPDERADETSAVNQLPADELAEELEAADRTERENGNGGDSRD; from the coding sequence ATGCGGACCAGAACCTGGCCCCTCGCCGGTGTCGTCTTCGCACTCCTGTGGGTGTTCGTCCGCGGCGTCACCCTGACGCCGTCTGCCGTCCTCGGACAGCTGCTCCTGGGGCTCGCCGTCGGCTTTCCCGTCGCGTTCGTCTTCCGTCGGCTCTACGACGAGTGGGTCGACGTCCCGCGGAGCGTTCGCGCGATTCCGTCCGCCCTTTCGTACCTCGGGATCTTCACCTGGGAGATCCTACGGGCGAACGTCGACGTCACGAAACGCGTCCTCTCGCCCTCGATGCCGATCGAACCGGAGGTGTTCCTGTTCCCCATGCGCGTCGAGACCGACCTCGCGATCACGACCATCGCCAACAGCGTCTCGATCACGCCGGGGACCGTCACGCTCGACTACGACGGCGAGACGAACGCGCTCTACATCCACGCGGTCGACGGCCGCGACCCGGAGGCGATCGCCAGAACGATCAGGACGTGGGAGGAGTACGCACTAGTGATCTTCGACGAGCGAGCGAGCCCCGAGGATCCGACGCGGAACATCGTCGTCTCCGGCGGCACTCGGGCGAGCACGCCGACCCCGCCCGACGAACGCGCCGACGAGACCTCGGCGGTGAACCAGTTGCCAGCGGACGAGCTGGCCGAGGAACTCGAGGCCGCCGACAGAACCGAGCGGGAGAACGGAAATGGAGGCGATAGTCGTGACTGA
- a CDS encoding monovalent cation/H+ antiporter complex subunit F, which translates to MEAIVVTDPALLEVLSATQPSAPPAALETTVRAALVLAGILCVLASYRVIRGPTEPDRVIGLDAIATNVVAIAVLVALLTDRGLFITVSLVLAIIGFIATVAVAKFLTEGEVIE; encoded by the coding sequence ATGGAGGCGATAGTCGTGACTGACCCCGCCCTCCTCGAGGTGCTCTCGGCCACGCAGCCGAGCGCTCCGCCGGCCGCACTCGAGACGACCGTCCGCGCGGCGCTGGTACTCGCGGGTATCCTGTGCGTGCTCGCGAGCTATCGCGTTATCCGCGGGCCGACGGAACCGGATCGCGTCATCGGACTCGACGCCATCGCGACAAACGTGGTGGCAATCGCCGTCCTCGTGGCCCTGCTGACCGATCGCGGGTTGTTCATCACCGTGAGCCTCGTCCTGGCGATCATCGGCTTCATCGCGACCGTGGCGGTCGCGAAGTTCCTCACCGAGGGGGAGGTGATCGAGTGA
- the mnhG gene encoding monovalent cation/H(+) antiporter subunit G has translation MIRTTIVIALVVVGTFFLTVGTIGLLRLPNVYNRMHATSKPTTLGTASMFLAGFVHFGPGAEGLTALVGILFLFLTIPTGSHMIARAAERIGVPFVEGVTWPDPDALERPPERTWDERALDPGDSRRYETGANRPGESGESKD, from the coding sequence GTGATCCGAACGACGATCGTAATCGCGCTGGTCGTCGTCGGGACGTTCTTCCTGACCGTCGGCACCATCGGCCTCCTGCGATTGCCCAACGTCTACAACCGGATGCACGCGACGAGCAAGCCGACGACCCTTGGAACCGCCTCCATGTTCCTCGCCGGGTTCGTCCACTTCGGTCCGGGCGCCGAAGGACTGACCGCGCTCGTCGGCATCCTCTTTCTGTTCCTGACGATTCCGACGGGTTCGCACATGATCGCCCGCGCAGCCGAGCGCATCGGGGTTCCCTTCGTCGAGGGCGTCACCTGGCCCGATCCCGACGCGCTCGAGCGACCGCCCGAACGGACCTGGGACGAACGAGCACTCGATCCTGGCGACTCGAGGCGATACGAAACTGGCGCGAACCGGCCAGGAGAGTCTGGCGAGTCCAAGGACTGA
- a CDS encoding SHOCT domain-containing protein — protein MDEDLWERFRANATGIASTLVTGLWLGLLVGDIGGDLWLAVLIVGYVGVVPVVSMLFDDDVDEADETDESDEARESNWATDSDDTDETGTTGTREPDQRQPASRTPSSEDRADALATLRTRYAAGELTDAQFEHKLERLLEVETLEDAEVWGRERDESTEERSEPGERERSLERENEYEYEHERERERK, from the coding sequence ATGGACGAGGATCTATGGGAGCGATTTCGAGCGAACGCGACCGGCATCGCGTCGACGCTCGTCACCGGTCTCTGGCTCGGGTTGCTCGTCGGAGATATCGGCGGTGACCTGTGGCTCGCCGTGCTCATCGTCGGGTACGTCGGGGTCGTTCCCGTGGTGTCGATGCTCTTCGACGACGACGTGGATGAGGCGGACGAAACGGATGAATCGGACGAAGCGCGCGAATCGAACTGGGCGACCGACTCCGACGACACGGACGAAACTGGCACAACCGGCACACGCGAGCCCGACCAACGACAGCCCGCATCTCGAACTCCGTCGTCAGAAGACCGGGCCGACGCGCTCGCGACGCTTCGCACCCGGTACGCCGCCGGCGAGTTGACCGACGCGCAGTTCGAACACAAACTCGAGCGATTGCTCGAGGTCGAGACGCTCGAGGACGCCGAGGTCTGGGGGCGCGAACGTGACGAATCGACAGAGGAGAGGTCGGAACCGGGCGAACGGGAGCGATCGCTCGAGCGAGAAAACGAGTACGAGTACGAGCACGAACGCGAACGCGAACGCAAGTGA
- a CDS encoding PAS domain-containing sensor histidine kinase — MVSPGPPERTIEDIQEFFSRTGQPSTPVFTEEVAEALECPRQTVRHCLEALAERGEIQTKQGGDSSRVWWKASDDLADDPHQDETQFSALVSAVKDYAIFMLDPEGSVVTWNEGAEQIKGYSEAEIVGEHFSTFYTEDDIADEVPDHNLETAATAGRVEDEGWRVRKDGSRFWANVTITAIRDREGTLRGFTKVTRDMTERHEYEQQLEQQANRFEQQRDEFKRELDDVFDRIDDAFYALDDEFRFEYVNERAETFFGTSEGEILGRKPWEVLDVDESDSLFEKFKTTMVAQEPTSFERYSDPLGIWAMVRVYPSESGLSVYFRDITERKERERELELTRELLEKAERIADVGGWEIDTDTREVFWTDHLFEILGIPDDDEPPLDEALDVYNEADRPIIEHAVEEALDTGESFDVEVRFRTPDGEIRWLHVKGDPDVDDGEVVLLRGAVQDITERKEREWELQRIRDRMEFALNATDSVVWDWDVENDEASFYPSEESLYGTTVESWEEFVDVIHPDDRQRAQQGIEKALETGEPKHEEIRIIRDGNVRWIEAPGYPVQDDNGSTRVVGVARDITERKTYERKLQESNERLEQFAYAVSHDLQEPLRMVSSYIQLIENRYADELDEDGEEFIEFAVDGADRMRSMIQDLLEYSRIQTEGDAFESVELDAIVEDVLADLQFQIEEHDANVTIDDLPEIEGDASQLRQLFQNLLDNAIEYSGDEPPRVHVSATRDGDEWVVSVCDEGIGIDPEDQDRIFEVFQRLHTQEEYAGTGIGLALCKRIVERHGGDIWVDSEPGGGATFSLSIPVPDTTE, encoded by the coding sequence ATGGTTTCCCCTGGACCGCCGGAACGGACGATAGAGGATATCCAGGAGTTCTTCAGTCGGACCGGACAGCCATCGACGCCAGTGTTCACCGAGGAAGTCGCCGAGGCACTCGAGTGTCCCCGTCAAACCGTCCGTCACTGCCTGGAGGCCCTCGCTGAACGGGGTGAAATTCAGACCAAACAGGGAGGCGACTCGAGTAGGGTCTGGTGGAAGGCTTCGGACGATCTCGCTGACGATCCACACCAGGACGAAACGCAGTTCAGCGCTCTGGTGAGTGCGGTCAAAGATTACGCGATCTTCATGCTCGATCCCGAGGGGTCGGTCGTCACCTGGAACGAAGGGGCCGAGCAGATCAAGGGCTATTCCGAAGCGGAAATCGTTGGCGAACACTTCTCGACGTTCTATACCGAGGACGATATCGCCGACGAGGTGCCCGATCACAATCTCGAAACCGCAGCGACAGCGGGTCGTGTCGAAGACGAGGGGTGGCGGGTCCGCAAGGATGGCTCGAGGTTCTGGGCAAACGTCACGATCACGGCTATTCGCGACAGGGAGGGCACGCTTCGAGGATTTACCAAGGTCACGCGCGACATGACCGAACGGCACGAGTACGAACAGCAACTCGAGCAGCAGGCAAACCGGTTCGAACAGCAGCGAGACGAATTCAAACGGGAACTCGACGACGTCTTCGATCGAATTGACGACGCGTTTTACGCGCTCGACGACGAGTTCCGGTTCGAATACGTGAACGAGCGCGCCGAGACGTTTTTCGGCACGTCGGAAGGAGAAATTCTCGGGCGAAAACCCTGGGAGGTGCTCGACGTCGACGAATCCGACTCGCTCTTCGAGAAGTTCAAAACGACGATGGTCGCCCAGGAACCGACGAGCTTCGAGCGGTACTCTGACCCACTGGGGATCTGGGCGATGGTCCGGGTATATCCCTCCGAATCCGGTCTCTCCGTGTATTTCCGGGACATCACTGAGCGGAAAGAGCGCGAGAGAGAGCTCGAACTGACGCGCGAACTCCTGGAGAAGGCCGAACGCATCGCGGACGTCGGCGGCTGGGAGATCGACACCGACACTCGAGAGGTGTTCTGGACCGACCACCTCTTCGAGATTTTGGGGATACCCGACGACGACGAACCACCGCTGGACGAAGCCCTCGACGTCTACAACGAGGCGGACCGACCGATCATCGAACACGCCGTCGAGGAGGCACTCGACACCGGCGAGTCGTTCGACGTAGAGGTTCGGTTCAGAACGCCCGATGGCGAGATACGCTGGCTTCACGTCAAGGGCGATCCCGACGTCGACGACGGTGAAGTCGTTTTGCTTCGTGGCGCGGTTCAGGACATCACCGAACGAAAAGAACGAGAGTGGGAACTCCAGCGCATCCGAGACCGGATGGAGTTCGCTCTCAATGCCACCGATTCGGTCGTCTGGGACTGGGACGTCGAGAACGACGAAGCGTCGTTCTATCCCTCCGAAGAATCGCTCTATGGGACGACAGTCGAATCGTGGGAGGAATTCGTCGACGTAATTCATCCGGACGATCGACAACGAGCACAGCAGGGTATCGAGAAGGCCCTCGAAACAGGTGAGCCAAAGCACGAGGAAATTCGAATTATTCGAGACGGAAACGTACGGTGGATCGAAGCGCCTGGCTACCCAGTACAGGACGATAACGGGTCGACCAGAGTGGTCGGTGTAGCTCGTGACATTACCGAACGAAAGACGTACGAACGGAAACTCCAGGAGTCGAACGAGCGCCTCGAGCAGTTCGCGTACGCGGTTTCTCACGACCTCCAGGAGCCGTTACGGATGGTCTCGAGTTATATCCAGTTGATCGAGAACCGCTACGCCGACGAACTCGACGAGGACGGCGAGGAATTCATCGAGTTCGCGGTCGACGGTGCTGACCGAATGCGGTCGATGATCCAGGACTTGCTTGAGTACTCCCGTATCCAGACGGAGGGTGATGCGTTCGAATCGGTGGAACTTGACGCGATCGTCGAGGACGTGTTGGCTGATCTCCAGTTCCAGATCGAAGAACACGACGCCAACGTCACGATTGACGATCTCCCAGAGATCGAGGGTGACGCGAGTCAGCTTCGCCAGTTATTCCAGAACTTGCTCGATAACGCTATCGAATACAGCGGTGACGAACCGCCACGCGTTCACGTCTCAGCCACACGAGACGGTGACGAGTGGGTCGTGTCGGTCTGTGACGAAGGAATTGGAATCGACCCAGAGGACCAGGATCGAATTTTCGAGGTCTTCCAGCGACTCCACACGCAGGAAGAATACGCCGGTACGGGGATCGGACTCGCACTATGTAAGCGAATCGTCGAACGCCACGGCGGCGACATCTGGGTCGATTCGGAGCCAGGTGGGGGAGCGACGTTTTCGTTGTCCATTCCGGTACCGGACACTACCGAGTAG
- a CDS encoding DUF6176 family protein → MAEIFIRKQKIRPGKTERLREWIAKMDEEVEADSQGVRDIWSAESLHTISLFIEHASDGDYFVWYLEADSMDQLIDARRASTHPLHDVEDTMMEDVLEDPNESGDFEPLLHGVSPERPNDFAVHQYIEES, encoded by the coding sequence ATGGCTGAAATCTTCATCCGTAAGCAGAAGATTCGCCCCGGCAAAACCGAACGCCTCCGCGAGTGGATCGCGAAGATGGACGAGGAAGTCGAAGCCGACAGTCAGGGCGTCCGGGATATCTGGTCAGCGGAGAGTCTCCACACGATATCGTTGTTTATCGAACACGCTTCGGACGGCGACTATTTCGTCTGGTATCTCGAGGCGGACTCGATGGACCAACTCATCGACGCTCGACGCGCCTCGACACATCCGTTGCACGACGTCGAGGATACGATGATGGAGGACGTCCTGGAAGACCCGAACGAGAGTGGTGATTTCGAACCCCTGCTACACGGCGTGAGTCCCGAACGTCCGAACGACTTTGCTGTTCACCAGTACATCGAGGAGTCCTAA
- a CDS encoding DHH family phosphoesterase: protein MGTCIICGKPVDDHVCEFHEEDVAFEFEGTSASELVTSRYYRGSVDGYADFGLFVDIGDHVTGLLHRSELDRRLESLDLEPGDPVYVQVLDVRDNGNIDLGWSIRQDDREFRGKVIQTPDGNVLPDERADDGAESTDETNETQSTDTAEVSADANTDTETTSTADEQSTPASAAASTSTSASTSSDDAGHGSNTEPSSTSSPGSSSSAHAATTTEEATPSTPLNRTTIDTIENQVGSIVRLEGEITGVRQTSGPTVFELSDETGTVECAAFEEAGVRAYPTVEIGDVVTLEGEVERHYGDLQIETETLEVLEGEDRETVTERLEDAIDQQARPTIVAPLVDDPIVETVEDEIVDAATAIRRAVVEARPIVVRHSATADGYVAGAALERAILPLIEEKHTRDDAVYHYVERRPLDGHVYDMDAATGDVTSMLEARDRHGEQLPLIVLVDAGSTTDSLDGFELLDIYGADRLVIDDSRADAAVADAVDVVVSPSLADEDASSDLSAITTSTLAANVAAHVNDDVRADLEHLPAVSFWGDVPEAYADLAENAGYDAEDCAERREAVALEAYYQSYKDKRELVADLLFDGAGDGNLAAHVAAQFRAKLETELETARENLEVRDVDGRSVAVIDTAAFIHRFNFPTTTLLLDELHRRGEESVTLGVGEDELYVRSDDDVNVRELGAALETTVPDAGITVVGGRDGYIEFLSGEREAVREAALEALGETLA, encoded by the coding sequence ATGGGTACCTGTATCATCTGTGGCAAACCCGTCGACGACCACGTGTGTGAGTTCCACGAGGAGGACGTCGCCTTCGAATTCGAAGGCACCTCCGCGTCGGAGCTCGTCACTTCCCGGTACTACCGGGGTTCGGTCGACGGCTACGCTGACTTCGGTCTCTTCGTCGACATCGGAGACCACGTCACGGGTTTGCTCCATCGAAGCGAGCTGGATCGTCGCCTCGAGAGTCTCGATCTCGAGCCGGGCGATCCGGTCTACGTACAAGTATTGGACGTCAGAGACAACGGCAACATCGACCTCGGCTGGTCGATCCGCCAGGACGACCGCGAGTTCCGCGGGAAGGTCATCCAGACCCCCGACGGCAACGTCCTGCCGGACGAGCGAGCCGACGACGGTGCCGAGTCCACTGACGAAACGAACGAGACGCAGTCGACCGATACCGCCGAGGTGTCGGCCGACGCTAACACCGACACCGAGACGACGTCGACCGCCGACGAGCAGTCAACGCCAGCGTCAGCCGCTGCATCGACCTCGACCTCGGCCTCGACCTCGAGCGACGACGCTGGTCACGGTTCGAACACGGAACCGAGTTCGACTTCGAGTCCGGGCTCGAGTTCGAGCGCCCACGCAGCAACCACGACCGAGGAAGCGACCCCCTCGACCCCGCTCAATCGGACCACGATCGACACGATCGAGAATCAGGTCGGCTCTATCGTCCGACTCGAGGGCGAGATCACGGGCGTCCGCCAGACCAGCGGCCCGACGGTCTTCGAACTCAGCGACGAGACCGGCACCGTCGAGTGCGCCGCCTTCGAGGAGGCCGGCGTCCGCGCCTACCCCACCGTCGAGATCGGCGACGTCGTCACCCTCGAGGGCGAGGTCGAACGCCACTACGGCGACCTCCAGATCGAAACGGAGACCCTCGAGGTACTCGAGGGCGAAGACCGCGAAACCGTCACCGAACGCCTCGAGGACGCCATCGATCAGCAGGCGCGCCCAACCATCGTCGCCCCGCTCGTCGACGACCCGATCGTCGAGACGGTCGAGGACGAAATCGTCGACGCCGCGACGGCCATCCGCCGTGCGGTCGTCGAGGCCCGCCCCATCGTCGTCCGTCACAGCGCGACCGCCGACGGCTACGTCGCCGGCGCCGCCCTCGAGCGCGCCATCCTACCGCTGATCGAGGAGAAACACACCCGCGACGACGCCGTCTACCACTACGTCGAACGCCGCCCGCTCGACGGCCACGTCTACGACATGGACGCCGCCACGGGCGACGTGACCTCGATGCTCGAGGCCCGCGACCGCCACGGCGAGCAGTTGCCGCTGATCGTGCTCGTCGACGCCGGGTCGACGACCGACTCGCTGGACGGCTTCGAACTGCTCGACATCTACGGCGCCGATCGACTCGTGATCGACGACAGTCGCGCCGACGCGGCGGTCGCCGATGCCGTGGACGTCGTGGTTTCGCCGTCGCTCGCCGACGAAGACGCCAGTAGCGACCTCTCGGCGATCACCACGAGCACGCTCGCGGCGAACGTCGCCGCCCACGTCAACGACGACGTGCGCGCTGACCTGGAGCACCTGCCCGCCGTGAGTTTCTGGGGCGACGTTCCGGAAGCCTACGCCGACCTGGCGGAAAACGCCGGCTACGACGCCGAGGACTGCGCCGAGCGACGGGAGGCCGTCGCCCTCGAGGCGTACTACCAGTCCTACAAGGACAAGCGCGAACTCGTCGCCGACTTGCTGTTCGACGGCGCCGGCGACGGCAACCTCGCGGCGCACGTCGCCGCCCAGTTCCGGGCCAAACTCGAGACGGAACTCGAGACGGCCCGGGAGAACCTCGAGGTTCGCGACGTCGACGGCCGTTCGGTCGCCGTGATCGACACCGCGGCGTTCATCCACCGCTTTAACTTCCCGACGACGACGCTGTTGCTCGACGAACTCCACCGACGCGGCGAGGAGTCGGTCACCCTCGGCGTCGGCGAGGACGAACTCTACGTGCGCTCGGACGACGACGTCAACGTCCGCGAACTCGGTGCGGCCCTCGAAACCACCGTCCCCGATGCTGGCATCACCGTCGTCGGCGGGCGTGACGGCTACATCGAGTTCCTCTCTGGCGAACGCGAAGCCGTTCGAGAGGCGGCGCTCGAGGCGCTCGGCGAGACGCTCGCGTAA
- a CDS encoding metal-dependent hydrolase has translation MELTWHGHSTWHVTVGSTDLLIDPFFDNPKTDLEADDLESPDYVLLTHGHADHIADAGAFSDATLVATPELVSYCQDEFGFEDAVGGMGMNIGGTVECGDAFVTMHRADHTNGIMTDYEDSAGMPGGFVVSDTKPTQVEDEESTTFYHAGDTGLMTEMREVIGPYLEPDAAALPIGDHFTMGPWQAAIAADWLDVDYALPQHYDTFPPIEQDPDDFAREVKAAGSSAEVVALEGDETFDL, from the coding sequence ATGGAGCTCACCTGGCACGGCCACTCGACGTGGCACGTCACCGTCGGCAGTACCGACCTGCTGATCGACCCGTTCTTCGACAACCCGAAGACGGACCTCGAGGCCGACGACCTCGAGTCGCCGGACTACGTGTTGCTCACCCACGGCCACGCCGACCACATCGCTGACGCTGGCGCCTTTTCGGATGCTACGCTCGTGGCGACCCCGGAACTCGTCTCCTATTGCCAGGACGAGTTCGGCTTCGAGGACGCCGTCGGCGGCATGGGGATGAACATCGGCGGGACCGTCGAGTGTGGCGACGCCTTCGTCACGATGCACCGCGCCGACCACACCAACGGCATCATGACTGACTACGAGGACTCCGCGGGAATGCCGGGCGGTTTCGTCGTCTCGGACACGAAACCGACTCAGGTCGAAGACGAGGAGTCGACGACGTTCTACCACGCCGGCGACACCGGCCTCATGACCGAGATGCGGGAGGTCATCGGCCCGTACCTCGAGCCCGACGCCGCGGCGCTGCCCATCGGCGACCACTTCACGATGGGGCCTTGGCAGGCCGCCATCGCGGCCGACTGGCTCGACGTCGACTACGCCCTGCCACAGCACTACGACACGTTCCCGCCGATCGAGCAGGATCCCGACGACTTCGCCCGCGAGGTGAAAGCGGCGGGGAGCAGCGCAGAGGTCGTCGCTCTCGAGGGCGACGAGACGTTCGACCTGTAA